In Paenibacillus sp. FSL M7-0420, a single genomic region encodes these proteins:
- a CDS encoding glycosyltransferase family 4 protein, which yields MSYNDGLNIMTTGLSWPSLQPGGLNTYFKSVCEQLSSRNRVHALICSQETPETPKELIIHNAGDPKETIWKRKDAFQRKAASLMGDGSGRIDILYTHFAPYGIGPAIEAKKRGIPVIMTFHGPWNEEMKIEGQGIKHKVKTTIAKSIEHKAYKLADKFIVLSEYFRNMLHELHGVPLHKITVIPGAANVERFTPAPNRLAVRRTLNLPEGATTVLTVRRLMNRMGLLQLLEAWKQVGERFPNAILLIGGKGPLRGELEERIADYGLGNKVRLLGYIPDHELASYYQAADMFVVPSQALEGFGLITVEALASGLPVMATPVGGNKEILQGFRPELLFKSAASDDMAEGMIHMLSNRKLLPGREECRNHVLEKYTWQHVGDKIESVFLETLGKGVSVG from the coding sequence ATGTCGTACAATGACGGACTCAACATTATGACGACCGGCCTCAGCTGGCCCTCGTTACAGCCTGGAGGACTGAACACCTATTTCAAATCCGTGTGTGAGCAGCTCTCCTCACGGAACCGGGTGCATGCCCTGATCTGCAGCCAGGAAACGCCGGAGACGCCGAAGGAACTGATCATCCACAACGCCGGTGATCCGAAGGAGACGATCTGGAAGCGCAAGGATGCCTTCCAGCGCAAGGCGGCCTCCCTGATGGGAGATGGCAGCGGGCGGATTGATATCCTCTACACCCACTTCGCCCCTTATGGCATCGGGCCGGCGATTGAAGCGAAGAAGCGGGGCATTCCGGTCATCATGACCTTCCACGGCCCGTGGAACGAAGAGATGAAGATCGAAGGTCAAGGCATCAAGCATAAGGTCAAAACAACGATTGCCAAATCGATAGAACATAAGGCTTACAAGCTGGCGGACAAATTCATCGTCCTCAGCGAATACTTCCGTAACATGCTGCATGAACTGCACGGTGTGCCGCTGCATAAGATCACCGTCATTCCGGGAGCGGCCAATGTCGAGCGGTTCACACCCGCCCCCAATCGGCTGGCGGTCCGCCGGACGCTGAATCTGCCGGAAGGCGCAACAACGGTCCTGACCGTCCGCCGGCTGATGAACCGGATGGGGCTGCTGCAGCTGCTTGAAGCCTGGAAGCAGGTGGGAGAGCGGTTCCCGAATGCGATTCTGCTGATCGGGGGCAAGGGCCCGCTGCGCGGGGAGCTGGAAGAACGGATCGCCGATTACGGGCTGGGCAACAAGGTCCGCCTGCTCGGCTACATTCCCGATCATGAGCTGGCCTCCTATTATCAGGCAGCCGACATGTTCGTCGTCCCTTCCCAGGCACTGGAAGGCTTCGGCCTGATCACCGTTGAGGCCTTGGCCTCGGGACTGCCGGTGATGGCTACGCCGGTTGGCGGCAACAAGGAGATCCTCCAGGGCTTCCGGCCGGAGCTGCTGTTCAAGAGTGCGGCCAGCGATGATATGGCGGAAGGCATGATCCATATGCTGAGCAACCGCAAGCTGCTGCCGGGCCGGGAGGAATGCCGGAATCATGTGCTGGAGAAGTACACCTGGCAGCATGTAGGCGACAAGATTGAGTCTGTATTCCTCGAAACCTTGGGAAAGGGTGTGAGCGTAGGATGA
- a CDS encoding UDP-glucose dehydrogenase family protein, protein MKLAVIGTGYVGLVSGVCFTLNGNHVICVDKDEEKINKLNRMESPIYEPGIEALIEMNLREGRLSFSSDLQESVRRSDIVILAVGTPSLPGGEADLRYIEGAAAEIAQAMEGYKIIMTKSTVPVGTNERIRQLISSLTNHPFDIVSAPEFLREGSAIRDTLHPDRIVIGLDNPALEPTMRELHQGFTDNVFVTDIRSAEMIKYASNAFLATKISFINEIANICEKVGADVTEVAGGMGMDQRIGSTFLQAGIGYGGSCFPKDTNALIQIAGNVDYEFKLLKSVVEVNKGQRFMIISKLHESLGSLRGAVIGIWGLAFKPNTDDVREAPAREIVEALVAEGAIVKLYDPIAAENFRREYDHPQLRWCGLAEEAAEGSDAVCLLTDWSQFKEINLHVLAGTMRRPLLIDGRNVYTKEQIEGTGLEYISVGRPQMGGLSGFSASVAGAV, encoded by the coding sequence ATGAAACTCGCAGTTATTGGTACCGGCTATGTAGGACTTGTATCAGGCGTATGCTTTACCCTAAATGGAAATCATGTCATCTGTGTGGATAAGGATGAGGAGAAAATCAATAAGCTGAACCGGATGGAATCTCCCATCTATGAGCCGGGCATTGAAGCCCTGATCGAAATGAATCTGCGCGAGGGGCGGCTGAGCTTCTCGTCCGATCTTCAGGAGTCGGTCCGCCGCTCCGATATCGTCATTCTGGCCGTGGGTACACCCTCCCTGCCGGGCGGCGAAGCCGACCTGAGATATATCGAAGGGGCGGCTGCCGAGATTGCGCAGGCGATGGAAGGCTACAAGATCATTATGACCAAGTCAACTGTTCCTGTCGGCACCAATGAGCGAATCCGCCAGCTGATCTCCTCCCTCACGAATCATCCCTTCGATATCGTCTCTGCGCCTGAATTCCTCCGTGAAGGCTCCGCAATCCGCGATACGCTTCATCCCGACCGGATCGTGATCGGACTGGATAATCCGGCGCTTGAGCCCACGATGCGCGAGCTTCATCAGGGATTTACGGACAACGTATTCGTCACGGATATCCGCAGCGCCGAGATGATCAAATATGCTTCGAATGCTTTTCTGGCGACGAAGATCTCGTTCATTAATGAGATTGCCAACATTTGCGAAAAGGTAGGAGCGGATGTCACCGAAGTCGCAGGCGGCATGGGGATGGACCAGAGAATCGGTTCGACCTTCCTGCAGGCCGGTATCGGTTATGGCGGCTCATGCTTCCCGAAGGACACCAACGCGCTGATCCAGATTGCCGGTAACGTGGATTATGAGTTCAAGCTGCTCAAATCCGTCGTTGAAGTCAATAAAGGCCAGCGCTTCATGATTATCTCCAAGCTCCATGAATCGCTCGGCAGCCTGCGCGGCGCGGTCATCGGCATCTGGGGGCTTGCGTTCAAGCCCAATACCGATGATGTCCGTGAGGCCCCGGCCCGTGAGATCGTCGAGGCGCTGGTCGCCGAGGGCGCCATCGTGAAGCTGTATGATCCCATCGCTGCCGAGAATTTCCGGCGCGAGTACGATCACCCGCAGCTCCGCTGGTGCGGGCTGGCCGAAGAAGCTGCCGAGGGCAGCGATGCCGTCTGCCTGCTGACCGACTGGAGCCAGTTCAAGGAGATCAACCTGCACGTGCTTGCGGGCACCATGCGCCGCCCACTGCTGATCGACGGCCGCAATGTCTACACCAAAGAGCAGATCGAAGGCACCGGCCTCGAATATATCTCCGTTGGCCGCCCGCAGATGGGCGGGCTTAGCGGATTCTCCGCCAGCGTGGCTGGCGCGGTCTAA
- a CDS encoding sugar phosphate nucleotidyltransferase encodes MKLVLLSGGSGKRLWPLSNDSRSKQFLKVLESPAGEPESMVQRVWRQLEENGMAGSSYLATGRSQVEMIQSQLGSGVPIIVEPERRDTFPAIALTAAYLYSIAGVSPSETVAILPVDPYVESSFFETVLQLENTMLVSGANLALMGVVPEHASEKYGYIIPTGADAGANGYLQVSHFQEKPDRVQAEELISRGALWNCGVFAFRLGYLLDILQRKGLPLNYEELQKQYKLLSSISFDYEVVEKEENIVVQPYAGFWKDLGTWNTLTEEMTSNHVGKGFITADSEGTCLINELDIPITVIGAKDLIIAASPDGILVTHKAESPRIKEVLKTFEQRPMYEERRWGHYKVIDYVKYDEGNEVLTKRIFINEGKNISYQLHHKRSEIWTFVSGEASIVINEKMHNVKAGDVVRIPEGTKHAILALTDVEFIEVQTGSELVEEDNIRITLDWEDIALHQFIS; translated from the coding sequence ATGAAACTAGTACTTCTATCAGGCGGCTCCGGCAAGCGGCTCTGGCCGTTGTCCAATGACTCACGCTCCAAGCAATTTCTGAAGGTACTGGAAAGCCCGGCAGGTGAACCGGAATCGATGGTACAACGGGTATGGAGACAGCTGGAGGAGAACGGCATGGCCGGGTCCTCTTATCTGGCGACCGGACGCAGCCAGGTGGAGATGATCCAGAGCCAGCTCGGCAGCGGGGTGCCGATCATCGTGGAGCCGGAGCGGCGGGATACCTTCCCGGCTATTGCGCTGACGGCGGCCTACCTGTATTCCATCGCGGGGGTGTCCCCAAGCGAGACCGTGGCGATTCTGCCGGTGGACCCATACGTGGAATCCTCCTTTTTCGAAACGGTGCTGCAGCTGGAGAACACCATGCTGGTGAGCGGGGCGAACCTGGCGCTGATGGGCGTAGTTCCCGAGCATGCTTCGGAGAAATACGGCTACATCATTCCAACGGGCGCAGATGCGGGAGCGAATGGTTACCTGCAAGTGAGCCACTTCCAGGAGAAGCCTGACCGTGTGCAGGCCGAGGAGCTGATCAGCCGGGGAGCGCTCTGGAACTGCGGAGTATTCGCCTTCCGTCTGGGCTACCTGCTGGATATCCTGCAGCGCAAAGGGCTGCCGCTGAATTACGAGGAGCTGCAGAAGCAGTATAAGCTGCTGTCCTCCATCAGCTTCGATTACGAAGTGGTAGAGAAAGAAGAGAACATCGTCGTGCAGCCTTATGCCGGATTCTGGAAGGACCTGGGTACCTGGAACACCCTGACCGAGGAAATGACCAGCAACCATGTCGGCAAAGGCTTCATCACCGCTGATTCCGAGGGCACCTGCCTCATTAACGAGCTGGATATTCCGATTACGGTCATCGGGGCGAAGGATCTGATTATCGCCGCCAGCCCGGACGGCATTCTGGTGACACACAAGGCCGAGAGTCCGCGGATCAAGGAAGTGCTGAAGACTTTTGAACAAAGACCGATGTACGAGGAACGCCGCTGGGGACACTACAAGGTGATCGATTATGTGAAATATGATGAAGGCAACGAGGTGCTGACCAAGCGGATTTTCATCAATGAGGGTAAAAATATCAGCTATCAGCTGCATCACAAACGCAGTGAAATCTGGACCTTTGTCAGCGGCGAAGCAAGCATTGTGATTAACGAGAAGATGCACAACGTGAAGGCAGGGGATGTGGTGCGGATACCGGAAGGGACCAAGCATGCCATTCTTGCTCTTACCGATGTGGAGTTCATTGAGGTGCAGACAGGCTCTGAGCTGGTAGAGGAAGACAATATCCGTATTACTCTGGACTGGGAGGATATCGCTCTACATCAGTTCATTTCTTAG
- a CDS encoding glycosyltransferase family 4 protein: MIKVAYIDHTAKWSGGEVALFNILTNIGEQIEPLVILAEEGTLAERLREKGIDVRIIPLDESIRSRGRNAVNLGAPAAAMKLLAYGRKLAPLLKEEKVDCVHTNSLKSAFYGAVAAKKAGVPLIWHIRDHIGAPYLKPVVAKAIRLLSRLLPNGVIANSHSTLNALELPRSKKTLVVYSAFAKAIGEGIGKRDQKDFNVLLVGRLAHWKGQHIVLEAAKAFKHDSRVKFWLAGDALFGEEEYKQELIAQMQQGDITNVSLLGHVDDIQGLMNQADLLIHTSITPEPFGQVIVEGMAAGLPVIASNEGGPVEIVVPGETGLLIQPGDATVLADSITWMLNHPEERRRMADNGMRRVKEHFVIENTVKDIVAYYKGLLAVT; the protein is encoded by the coding sequence ATGATCAAAGTCGCTTATATCGACCACACCGCCAAATGGAGCGGAGGAGAGGTCGCCCTGTTCAACATCCTCACCAACATTGGTGAGCAGATTGAGCCGCTGGTGATCCTGGCGGAGGAAGGCACGCTTGCCGAACGTCTGCGGGAGAAGGGCATTGATGTCCGCATTATCCCGCTGGATGAGAGCATCCGCAGCCGCGGCCGCAATGCCGTGAACCTCGGCGCTCCGGCGGCAGCGATGAAGCTGCTGGCTTATGGCCGCAAGCTTGCCCCGCTGCTGAAGGAAGAGAAGGTGGATTGTGTGCATACCAATTCATTGAAATCGGCCTTCTACGGAGCCGTCGCTGCCAAAAAAGCGGGCGTGCCGCTGATCTGGCACATCCGGGACCACATCGGGGCGCCTTATCTGAAGCCGGTTGTCGCCAAGGCGATCCGGCTGCTGTCACGCCTGCTGCCGAACGGGGTCATTGCCAATTCCCACTCCACGCTGAATGCGCTGGAGCTGCCGCGCTCGAAGAAGACGCTGGTCGTCTACTCGGCGTTCGCCAAGGCAATCGGCGAAGGGATCGGCAAGCGGGATCAGAAGGACTTCAATGTCCTGCTGGTCGGACGGCTTGCCCACTGGAAAGGCCAGCATATTGTGCTGGAAGCGGCCAAGGCCTTCAAGCACGACAGCCGCGTGAAGTTCTGGCTGGCCGGTGACGCTCTGTTCGGAGAGGAAGAATACAAGCAGGAATTAATTGCGCAGATGCAGCAGGGGGACATCACCAATGTCAGCCTGCTGGGTCATGTAGATGATATACAAGGACTCATGAACCAAGCGGATCTGTTGATCCATACGTCGATTACCCCTGAGCCGTTCGGCCAGGTCATCGTCGAAGGCATGGCAGCCGGACTGCCGGTGATTGCCTCCAATGAAGGCGGACCGGTGGAGATCGTGGTTCCTGGTGAGACAGGACTGCTGATCCAGCCGGGAGATGCTACTGTACTTGCAGACTCCATCACCTGGATGCTGAACCATCCCGAAGAGCGTAGACGGATGGCGGACAATGGAATGAGACGGGTGAAAGAGCATTTTGTCATCGAGAACACGGTCAAGGATATTGTCGCTTACTACAAAGGTCTGCTGGCAGTTACCTGA
- a CDS encoding PA14 domain-containing protein: MKTYRKSRLLCAVLSLAVVLSAVPVGLGIAPSTVKAASSTGAPVNPNASAEAVKLLNNLYDISGNGIITGQHDYFESPDELSNKLKGTSGQYAALHGYELGAIGGQSESGVAAQRKNIVWSATNWSRAGGIVAMTFHQNLPGTKYEWSNVQKSISQAQFNKYVTPGTTEYNALITDLDKVAVSLKSLRDAKVPILWRPYHEMNGGWFWWGKKDNFSALWNIMYDRFVNVHQLNNLIWVWNPNAPNANSDPYARTYPGADRVDVLAADIYNNDYSNKYHDDLTSLAGGKPIGIGENGEMPNISKLKLTQQNYVFMMNWGKMLYENNSTATIKNFMNDSYTLTRDQYKAWTAPVAAPKPTATPTPTATPAPTVTPTPTATATPTPTATPTATSAPTVAPIPKPVPTSGDTESKPGQNGLLGEYFKNMTLSGTPVMVRNDEVISFNWRQSTPNTTLGVDYFSIRWTGQIKPAYSETYQFYTTSDDGIRLWVNGTAVIDSWVKQSGTARTGSIALTAGQLYDIKVEYYENAGDANVHLMWQSPSQVKGTVPASALFSRAGNTSIPAPAATAVPTTVPAATVAPAQTATPAPVTTPMPTPAPTLTPAPTPTPTPTPTPVPTPTAAPVPSPTATPVDLPVEVPAANGLYAEYFNNMTLSGEPAVVRTDAVLDFNWRQGSPDAALGIDFFSVRWSGKMKPLYTETYQIYTHSDDGIRVRVNGELVIDSWVKQSGTERMGSISLTAGELYDIQVEYYENQGDAKARLMWQSPSQAKGTIPASALFLPSAS, translated from the coding sequence GTGAAAACTTACCGTAAGTCTCGTTTGCTCTGCGCTGTGCTGTCGCTGGCCGTGGTATTGTCTGCTGTACCCGTGGGATTGGGAATCGCCCCGTCCACTGTCAAGGCTGCCTCCTCTACAGGAGCGCCCGTGAACCCTAATGCCTCAGCCGAGGCGGTCAAGCTGCTGAACAATCTGTATGATATCTCGGGAAATGGAATTATTACAGGGCAGCATGACTATTTCGAGAGTCCGGATGAGCTGAGCAACAAGCTAAAGGGAACAAGCGGACAATACGCCGCACTGCATGGTTATGAGCTTGGAGCAATCGGTGGACAGAGTGAGAGCGGAGTCGCTGCACAACGCAAAAATATTGTCTGGAGTGCAACGAACTGGTCCAGAGCGGGCGGCATTGTCGCCATGACCTTCCACCAGAACCTGCCGGGCACCAAGTACGAATGGTCCAATGTGCAGAAGTCAATCAGCCAGGCACAATTCAACAAATACGTAACCCCCGGTACTACAGAGTATAATGCGCTGATCACCGATCTGGATAAAGTAGCCGTCTCTCTGAAAAGCCTGCGGGATGCCAAGGTTCCCATCCTGTGGAGACCGTACCATGAAATGAACGGCGGCTGGTTCTGGTGGGGGAAGAAAGATAATTTCTCAGCTCTATGGAATATTATGTATGACCGTTTCGTAAACGTTCATCAATTAAATAATCTGATTTGGGTATGGAACCCGAATGCGCCGAATGCCAACTCTGATCCCTATGCACGGACTTATCCGGGTGCGGACAGAGTGGATGTGCTGGCAGCGGATATATATAATAACGACTACTCGAATAAATATCATGATGATCTGACCAGCCTGGCTGGCGGCAAACCGATCGGCATCGGCGAGAACGGTGAAATGCCGAATATCTCGAAGCTGAAGCTGACCCAGCAGAATTACGTGTTCATGATGAACTGGGGCAAGATGCTCTATGAGAATAACAGCACGGCTACGATCAAGAATTTCATGAATGACAGCTACACACTGACCCGTGACCAATATAAGGCCTGGACTGCTCCAGTGGCGGCCCCTAAGCCAACCGCAACACCGACGCCTACAGCAACACCAGCGCCTACAGTAACACCGACACCAACGGCAACCGCAACGCCGACGCCAACAGCAACGCCAACCGCAACATCGGCACCAACCGTTGCGCCGATTCCGAAGCCGGTCCCAACCTCCGGTGATACGGAGAGCAAGCCTGGCCAGAATGGGTTGCTTGGAGAATACTTCAAGAACATGACACTCTCGGGGACACCGGTTATGGTGCGTAACGATGAGGTCATCAGCTTCAATTGGCGTCAGAGTACTCCTAATACCACACTCGGCGTGGACTACTTCTCGATCCGGTGGACCGGCCAGATTAAGCCGGCTTACAGCGAGACCTATCAGTTCTATACTACATCGGATGACGGTATCCGCTTATGGGTGAACGGCACAGCAGTCATTGACAGCTGGGTCAAGCAGAGCGGAACTGCCCGCACAGGAAGCATAGCCTTGACTGCCGGGCAACTGTACGATATTAAGGTAGAGTATTATGAGAATGCAGGCGATGCGAATGTCCATCTGATGTGGCAGAGCCCCAGCCAGGTGAAGGGAACCGTACCTGCAAGTGCGCTTTTCTCCAGAGCAGGCAACACATCCATACCTGCTCCGGCTGCAACAGCAGTACCGACAACGGTACCAGCAGCGACAGTAGCGCCAGCACAGACAGCAACGCCGGCACCAGTAACGACACCAATGCCAACACCAGCACCAACACTGACGCCAGCACCGACACCAACGCCAACGCCAACGCCAACACCGGTGCCTACGCCGACAGCGGCTCCCGTTCCTTCTCCTACAGCAACACCGGTGGATCTGCCGGTAGAAGTTCCTGCTGCCAATGGACTGTACGCGGAATACTTCAATAACATGACGCTATCGGGCGAACCCGCTGTAGTGCGTACCGATGCTGTGCTTGATTTCAACTGGCGCCAAGGCTCGCCGGATGCCGCCCTCGGCATAGACTTTTTCTCTGTCCGCTGGAGCGGGAAGATGAAGCCGCTCTACACGGAGACTTATCAGATCTATACCCATTCCGATGACGGTATCCGCGTACGGGTGAACGGTGAGCTTGTGATTGACAGCTGGGTGAAGCAGAGCGGCACCGAACGCATGGGCAGCATCAGCCTGACCGCAGGCGAGCTGTATGATATTCAGGTAGAGTATTATGAGAATCAAGGGGATGCAAAAGCGCGGCTGATGTGGCAGAGTCCAAGCCAGGCCAAAGGAACCATTCCGGCAAGCGCGCTGTTTCTCCCTTCCGCTTCGTAA
- a CDS encoding glycosyltransferase family 2 protein, translating to MDSVTSVLGGRGSYPISAVIIAQDDEVRISKAIQSCRLFADEVVVIDGGSTDGTVGLSESLGCRVYVNPWPGYAKQREFGVERAIHDWVFLIDTDEVVSEELARDILERKPGLTDATVAFSLYRIGDFLGKWLDKGEYLVRLYNRKEYGIRNSLVHEMPEVSEERTVKLNGTLWHQGFRSINDHVARFNKYTDLEAESAFASGKPFKLSHLLLRPPARFLQKYFLHGLFKKGISGFAVSVFWVMYEFMVGFKHYELHSAGRLARHNEAGQAEQENKGERSYVVQ from the coding sequence ATGGATTCAGTAACAAGCGTGCTTGGCGGCCGGGGAAGCTACCCGATCTCGGCGGTCATCATTGCCCAGGACGACGAAGTTCGGATATCCAAAGCCATTCAGTCCTGCCGGTTATTCGCCGATGAGGTGGTGGTAATCGACGGAGGAAGCACAGACGGGACCGTAGGGCTATCCGAGAGCCTGGGATGCCGGGTGTATGTCAACCCATGGCCCGGATATGCGAAGCAAAGGGAATTCGGAGTGGAACGTGCCATCCATGATTGGGTCTTCCTGATTGATACCGACGAAGTGGTCAGCGAGGAGCTGGCCCGGGATATCCTGGAGCGCAAGCCGGGACTGACCGATGCTACAGTGGCGTTCTCGCTGTACCGGATTGGCGACTTCCTCGGCAAATGGCTGGATAAAGGCGAGTATCTGGTGCGGCTGTATAACCGCAAGGAATACGGTATCCGCAACTCTCTGGTGCATGAGATGCCCGAGGTGTCCGAGGAACGGACGGTGAAGCTGAACGGAACGCTGTGGCATCAAGGCTTCCGCAGCATCAACGATCATGTCGCCCGGTTCAACAAATACACTGATCTGGAAGCAGAGAGTGCGTTCGCCAGCGGCAAGCCGTTCAAGCTGAGCCACCTGCTCCTGCGTCCGCCCGCACGGTTCCTGCAGAAGTATTTCCTGCATGGCCTGTTCAAGAAAGGCATCTCGGGCTTCGCGGTATCCGTCTTCTGGGTGATGTATGAATTCATGGTCGGCTTCAAGCATTACGAATTACACAGCGCAGGCAGGCTGGCCCGGCATAACGAAGCGGGTCAGGCCGAGCAGGAGAACAAGGGGGAGAGAAGCTATGTCGTACAATGA
- a CDS encoding glycosyltransferase yields the protein MKIAIAHDYLIQMGGAERVVEVFHHMYPEAPIFTTVFNGSRLTDNLKDADIRASWLQKIPGVKRNFKGVLPLYPMAVRDLDFSGYDIVLSSSSAFMKSIQVPESTFHLCYCHTPMRFAWDYDTYMERQSNSGLFKRLLKVYMQRLKNWDQRTSKNVNQFVANSSVVKTRIQNYYHRDSDVIFPPINTARFTSSPSIGDYYLIVSRLVSYKRIDLAVEAFNRNGLKLYIVGDGPDRKRLEGMAKGNVSFLGRLEDQEVTGLMSQCRAFVFPGEEDFGITPLEANAAGRPVIAYQAGGALDTIIPYVNGVFFQHQEVDDLLKAIDEVESYAWDIDQIMGHARKFDEQAFMVQFKQYVEQAYVNFLKGG from the coding sequence ATGAAAATTGCGATAGCGCACGATTATTTAATCCAGATGGGCGGGGCGGAACGGGTGGTGGAGGTTTTTCATCACATGTACCCGGAGGCTCCGATCTTCACAACGGTTTTTAACGGAAGCCGCCTGACCGATAACCTCAAAGATGCCGATATCCGGGCCTCCTGGCTGCAGAAGATTCCGGGAGTGAAGCGCAACTTCAAAGGGGTGCTCCCGCTCTACCCCATGGCTGTCCGCGATTTGGACTTCAGCGGGTATGATATCGTTCTTAGCTCCAGCAGTGCTTTTATGAAAAGCATCCAGGTGCCCGAGTCCACCTTCCATCTGTGCTACTGTCATACGCCGATGCGCTTCGCCTGGGACTATGACACGTACATGGAGCGGCAATCGAATTCCGGATTATTCAAAAGACTGCTTAAGGTGTATATGCAGCGGCTCAAGAACTGGGATCAGCGCACCTCCAAAAATGTGAACCAGTTCGTCGCCAACTCCTCAGTCGTGAAGACGCGGATTCAGAATTATTACCACCGGGATTCCGATGTGATTTTCCCGCCGATCAATACGGCCCGCTTCACCAGCTCCCCGAGCATTGGCGATTATTATCTGATTGTCTCGCGGCTGGTCTCCTACAAGCGGATCGATCTGGCGGTGGAGGCGTTCAACCGTAACGGTCTCAAGCTGTATATTGTCGGGGACGGACCGGACAGGAAGCGTCTGGAAGGCATGGCCAAGGGGAATGTATCGTTTCTGGGCCGGCTGGAGGATCAGGAAGTCACAGGGCTGATGTCCCAGTGCCGGGCGTTTGTTTTTCCCGGGGAAGAGGATTTCGGTATTACGCCGCTGGAGGCGAATGCCGCAGGAAGGCCGGTCATCGCCTATCAGGCTGGGGGAGCGCTCGACACGATTATTCCATACGTTAACGGCGTGTTTTTCCAGCACCAGGAAGTTGATGATTTGCTTAAGGCCATTGATGAGGTGGAGTCCTATGCGTGGGATATCGACCAGATTATGGGCCATGCACGCAAATTCGATGAGCAGGCGTTTATGGTTCAGTTCAAGCAGTATGTGGAACAGGCCTACGTCAATTTCCTAAAAGGAGGATGA
- a CDS encoding oligosaccharide flippase family protein produces MQQSSAKSLPANRVWSTFRRFTKSKDNSSAAVKTMFVSVLILLVNMLTGVLTARYLGPSGRGEQTAMVNWSQFLAFSMSFGIPSALIYNAKKNPEEAGVLYRIALLIGLTFGTIAMTVGILVLPYWLGSFSHEVVVFAQWSMILCPLIVVSQINNAAFQFRGDYKTFNWMRYLVPLLTLGAIGILILTGYMNPYTTALAYLVPSAPLFIWMTILLLRTYKVKLRDSYLNFKRLFTYGLGSYGNDLLGQFSVYIDQIIIAGLLRPADLGLYAVAVSLSRMVNFFANSITVVLFPKASEMSKDEAVALTFKAFRISTTCTLLGAVFLMLVAPFVIPLLYGKDFNTALTVFRLLLLEVTISGGTLILAQVFMALGKPKFVSILQGVGLILVIPLLFLLVPKFGLFGAGVAMLSSAVLRFLFIILNIRYNLKVKLPRLLINAQDLQWMKTTMNSYIRKKPMDV; encoded by the coding sequence ATGCAGCAGTCAAGCGCCAAATCACTACCCGCTAACCGGGTATGGTCCACCTTCCGGAGATTCACGAAGAGTAAGGACAATAGCTCGGCTGCTGTCAAAACGATGTTCGTCAGCGTGCTGATCCTGCTGGTCAATATGCTGACCGGCGTCCTGACCGCCCGTTATCTCGGCCCGTCAGGCCGGGGGGAGCAGACAGCGATGGTGAACTGGTCACAGTTCCTGGCCTTCAGCATGAGCTTCGGCATTCCCTCGGCGCTGATCTATAACGCCAAGAAGAATCCGGAGGAAGCCGGGGTGTTGTACCGGATCGCCCTGCTGATCGGCCTGACATTCGGAACCATCGCCATGACAGTCGGGATACTCGTGCTGCCTTATTGGCTGGGGTCCTTCAGTCATGAGGTAGTGGTCTTCGCCCAGTGGTCGATGATTCTCTGCCCGCTGATTGTGGTGTCGCAGATCAACAACGCGGCCTTCCAGTTCAGAGGGGATTACAAGACCTTCAACTGGATGCGGTACCTGGTGCCGCTGCTGACACTGGGAGCCATCGGGATTCTGATCCTGACCGGTTACATGAATCCTTATACAACTGCACTGGCTTATCTGGTTCCGTCGGCTCCGCTGTTCATCTGGATGACCATCCTGCTGCTGCGGACCTACAAGGTCAAGCTCAGGGATTCCTATCTTAATTTCAAAAGATTGTTCACCTATGGTCTGGGCTCCTACGGAAACGACCTGCTCGGACAATTCTCGGTATACATAGACCAGATCATCATTGCCGGATTACTGAGACCGGCAGATCTGGGGCTCTATGCGGTAGCGGTCAGCCTGTCGCGTATGGTGAACTTCTTCGCGAATTCGATCACGGTGGTGCTCTTCCCGAAGGCCTCCGAGATGTCGAAGGACGAAGCGGTTGCCCTTACGTTCAAGGCTTTCCGGATCAGTACTACCTGTACTCTGCTAGGCGCAGTGTTCCTGATGCTGGTAGCGCCCTTTGTCATCCCGCTGCTCTACGGCAAGGATTTCAATACCGCGCTTACCGTGTTCCGCCTGCTGCTGCTGGAAGTAACCATCAGCGGCGGGACGCTGATTCTGGCTCAGGTGTTCATGGCGCTGGGCAAGCCGAAGTTCGTATCCATCCTACAGGGGGTCGGCCTGATCCTTGTGATTCCGCTGCTCTTCCTGCTGGTGCCGAAGTTCGGACTGTTCGGAGCCGGAGTGGCTATGCTCTCATCAGCTGTGCTGCGGTTCTTGTTCATTATTCTCAATATCAGGTACAACCTGAAGGTTAAGCTTCCGCGGCTGCTCATTAACGCCCAGGACCTTCAGTGGATGAAGACGACGATGAATTCGTATATTCGTAAGAAACCTATGGATGTGTAG